A portion of the Acidobacteriaceae bacterium genome contains these proteins:
- the accD gene encoding acetyl-CoA carboxylase, carboxyltransferase subunit beta has translation MTWFKRQDHEIVPTPDHEVRTEGLWIKCDQCRKTLWKADLEANLMVCPNCGRHFRISAHQRIELLLDAGFEIVDTGLVTTDPLEFTDLKPYKDRIRQAQKKTGLDDAILNALGTINGQPVVLSTMAFEFNGGSMGAVVGETIARAGDRALATKTPLIIVSASGGARMQEGIVSLMQLAKVSAVLAKLDDAKVPYISLMTDPTTGGITASFAMQGDLNIAEPGALIGFAGPRVIEQTTRQKLPEGFQRSEFLLEHGFLDAIVERKDLKDYLANAFRWMLGTKVA, from the coding sequence ATGACCTGGTTCAAACGCCAAGACCACGAGATCGTTCCGACGCCGGACCATGAAGTCCGCACCGAAGGCCTCTGGATCAAGTGCGACCAGTGCCGCAAGACGCTCTGGAAGGCTGACCTGGAAGCGAACCTGATGGTCTGCCCCAACTGCGGCAGGCACTTCCGCATCAGCGCGCATCAGCGCATTGAACTGCTCCTCGACGCAGGTTTCGAGATCGTCGATACCGGCCTCGTCACCACCGATCCGCTCGAATTCACGGATCTCAAGCCATACAAGGACCGCATCAGGCAGGCGCAGAAGAAGACCGGCCTAGACGACGCGATCCTGAACGCTCTGGGCACCATCAACGGCCAGCCCGTCGTGCTCAGCACCATGGCGTTTGAGTTCAATGGCGGCTCCATGGGCGCGGTTGTTGGCGAAACCATCGCCCGCGCAGGGGATCGCGCGCTCGCCACAAAGACTCCGCTTATCATCGTCTCCGCCTCCGGCGGCGCACGCATGCAGGAGGGCATTGTGAGCCTGATGCAGCTTGCGAAGGTCTCTGCCGTACTGGCGAAGCTGGATGACGCCAAGGTGCCCTACATCAGCCTGATGACGGACCCCACGACCGGCGGCATTACGGCGTCTTTCGCGATGCAGGGCGACCTGAACATCGCGGAGCCTGGCGCTCTGATCGGCTTTGCGGGCCCGCGCGTTATCGAGCAGACCACGCGCCAGAAGCTCCCTGAGGGCTTCCAGCGCTCAGAGTTCCTGCTGGAGCACGGCTTCCTCGACGCCATTGTCGAGCGCAAGGACCTGAAGGATTACCTCGCGAACGCCTTCCGCTGGATGCTCGGCACCAAGGTCGCCTAA